The DNA window ATCGTCGACGGTCAGTCCCGCGCGGTCCAGCACCTTGCGGGTGGCCGGCGTCGGGCCCGTCAGCATGATGACGGGATCAGCACCACTGGTGGCTGTCGCCACGATGCGCGCCCGTGGAGTCAGACCCTGTGACTTGCCCGCACTCTCACTACCGACGAGCACCAGCGCGGCGCCGTCGACGATGCCGGAGCTGTTGCCGCCGGTATGGACGTGGTTGATCCGCTCGACGTTGTGGTACTTCTGCAGCGCAACGTCGTCGAAGCCGCCCATCGCGCCGATACCGTCGAATGCGGTCTTGAGCTTGCCAAGGCCCTCGAGCGTCGTGTCGGCGCGCATGTGCTCGTCGTGGTCGAGGATGACCAGGCCGTTCTGGTCCTTGACCGGGACGACGGACTTGGCGAAGTAGCCGCCCGACCATGCCGCGGCGGCCTTCTCCTGGCTGCGCAGCGCGTAGCGGTCGACGTCCTCGCGGGAGAAGCCTTCGATCGTGGCGATCAGGTCGGCGCCGATGCCCTGCGGGACGAAGCCGATGCGGTAGTTGGTCTCGGGGTCCAGTGCCCAGGCACCGCCGTCGGAGCCCATCGGAACGCGGCTCATCGATTCGACGCCGCCGGCCAGCACCAGATCGTCCCAGCCGGAGCGGACTTTCTGCGCTGCGGTGTTGACGGCCTCCAGGCCGGACGCGCAGAAGCGGTTGAGCTGGAATCCGCCGGTGGTCTCGGGCAGCTTGGCCACCAGCGCCGCGGTGCGGGCGATGTCGCCGCCCTGGTCGCCGACGGGCGACACGACGCCGAGGATGAGATCGCTGATCAGGTTCTCGTCCAGGTCGGGGAAACGGGTGCGCAGTTCGTCGATCAGGCCGACGACCAGGTTGACGGGCTTGACCTCATTGAGGGCGCCGTTCTTGTTCTTGCCGCGAGGCGTGCGAATGGCCTCGTAGATGAAGGCTTCTTCAGACATGAAGATATTTCCTGTTCAGATGGGTTTTGTTGGGAGCCGGCCCACATGGGCGGTAGTCCTCTAACTCGCAGCCTAACAGCCTCGGCCAACCTGTTGGTTGGTCGGTCTAAGTACCGCGCGAACGTGGGTTACCCGCACACGAATCGCGGGGCGGATTCATACGGTCAGTGCAATATCTGTGATCAGAGGGGTTGCACATGCCGAGTGGTTATCCGCATTCGAGGTCGACGCGGCGGGAGTTGTTCGATCGGGTCTGCCTGGGTGAGCCGTTGGAGCGGGTGGCCAGGGACATGGGCGTGTCGACTACGGCGGCGAGTCTGTGGTGGCGTCAGGCTGGCGCAATGCCACTACTGCGCGGACAGAACTCCGAGAGAACCCACGGCCTGATCACCTCCGGCGATCCCGACCGTCTCGGCGGCCGGGGGCATCGCCTCAGCCTGGATGAACGCATCGAGATCATGCGCGGCCGCGACAACGGGCTCACCTACGAACGGATCGGCGAGAAGATCGGCCGGGACGCCAGCGTCGTCTGGCGAGAAGTGCACCGCAACAGCAACCCTGACGGGGATTACCACGCCGGGATGGCCCATGCCCGGGCTGCTCAGAAGGCCAAGCGTCCCAAGGGGTTCACCCTCGATGACCCGGTGCTGTGCGCCATGATCGAAACGGCGATGGACGACGGGTGGAGTCCGAAGCTGATCTCCGAGCTGTTGGTCCGCGATCATCCCGATGACAAGCTGGCACGGGTGAGCCACGAAACCATCTACAAATGCCTCTACGTCCAAACCCGTGGTCAACTCCGGGCTGACCTGCACAAGTGTCTATCGACCAAACGGGCGGCCCGTAAACCCCACCGGTCGGTCACCCGTGCCGGCGTCTATCCACCGGGATCGGTCTTCACCATCCGTGATCGCCCCGCCGAGGCCGCCGACCGGGCAGTGCCCGGGCACTGGGAGGGAGACTTGATCATGGGCGCCGGAAATACCAGTGCCATAGGCACATTGGTGGAGCGCAGTACTCGGTTCACCATCCTGTTACACCTGCCCGCCGATCACACCGCCGAGTCGGTGGCCACCGCGATGATCGGGGCGATGAGCGAGCTGCCGGCGCACCTGCGGCGCACCATCACCTGGGACCGGGGCAGCGAGATGGCCAACTGGCGCACCATCGATCTGCAACTGCAGGCGCCGGTCTACTTCTGCGATCCTCACTCGCCCTGGCAACGGGGCACCAACGAGAACACCTATTGGTGCACAGTGTTAGAACCGGACGGTTTCGACGGGAGCCGACCCGGTGAGCTGCTCGGTGACTCGGAAAACACGTGCCGTGAATGGCCTTCCGTTGATTTGTCCACAGCGGCTCGAGGCAAGAGCCCTGACCGGTGTGACCTGATAGAAGCCTGCTGAGCCTTCAACTCGCAATAGGTCTGTCCACCGGGCAGAGCCCCCGCCATCGTCCCGTCACCCGGATGAGCGGAGGGACATTTCGATGGTGACAGTAGGGATCGACCCACACAAGCACGTCCATGTTGCGGTGGCTGTCGATGCTCGCGGTAATCGCATAGGCAAGCCGCTGACCGTGAAAAACGATGGGCTGCTGATTACCGCGGTGCTCACCTGGATTCGCGCGATCACGGACGCCACCCCAGTGACCTGGGCCATCGAAGACGGTCACGGCTTTGCCCGCCGGCTGGCCGATGGACTGCTGCTTGCGGGTCAAGAGGTGGTGTGGGTTCCTAGCCGGCTGACCGCCGCGCATCGTAAGTTGCACGCCGCCACGGGCTCCAAGTCAGATGCCATCGATGCCGTCGCGGCCGCACATGCCGCGATCGCGACACCGGATCTGACCCGCCATCGCATCGACGAGCGGGTCCGCGAACTCCGCGTTCTCACCGACTACCGTGCTGACCTCGTCAAACGCCGCACCATGATGATCAACCAGCTCAAGGCGCAATCGCATCTGTGGCTTGACCACACGCCCGGCGACCTGGCGCGGGCCAAGGTAGTAGCGGCGTTGACCGCGCGGCTCGAAGCCGCAGAGGTGGGCATCCACGTACGACAGGTGATCGTCACGATGATCAGCGAGCTCGCCGAGGCCAACAACCGCATCCACGATCTCGACATCAGGATCAAAGAGCTCGTCACGCCCCTTACGCCGAACCTGTTGGCAATAACCGGGATCAGCCACAACTCCGCAGCGGTGCTGCTCTCCGAAATCGGTGACATCGAACGGTTTTCGAGCTCAGCCAAACTAGCCCGCTACACCGGGTGCGCTCCGATTCCCGTCTATTCATCAGACAACGAACGTCACCGACTTCATCGAGGCGGCAACCGCCGTCTCAACAGCGTCCTTTACACGGCGGCGATCGTGCAGACACGCTTCAACCCGGCGGCTCAAAAACTCATCGCACGCCAAGAACCGACGAAGGGTGCCCGCGGCGCCAGACGCATCCTCAAGCGCCACCTCGTCGATGTGATCTACCGAGCGATGCACACCGACCAAGCCTCCTGGCAGCACCAAATCGCCAGATGCCAACCACTCGCATTGACATAGAACCATCAACCGGCTCCTGCGGTTCTGGTTCGAGAAGGGCGCCGACCTGAGCATGCACACCAAGGCCGACCTCAAACGGATCCAAGACAAACTCAACACCCGACCCCGACCTACCTTGGACCTCGACACGCCCGCCGACCGACTCGCCGCACTCATCGACCAAGCAGCCTGACCAACAGCCGACGTTGCATTGACCGCTTGACAACGCCCGGGATCTGCGTGCGGG is part of the Mycolicibacterium tusciae JS617 genome and encodes:
- a CDS encoding acetyl-CoA C-acetyltransferase is translated as MSEEAFIYEAIRTPRGKNKNGALNEVKPVNLVVGLIDELRTRFPDLDENLISDLILGVVSPVGDQGGDIARTAALVAKLPETTGGFQLNRFCASGLEAVNTAAQKVRSGWDDLVLAGGVESMSRVPMGSDGGAWALDPETNYRIGFVPQGIGADLIATIEGFSREDVDRYALRSQEKAAAAWSGGYFAKSVVPVKDQNGLVILDHDEHMRADTTLEGLGKLKTAFDGIGAMGGFDDVALQKYHNVERINHVHTGGNSSGIVDGAALVLVGSESAGKSQGLTPRARIVATATSGADPVIMLTGPTPATRKVLDRAGLTVDDIDLFELNEAFASVVLKFQKDLNIPDEKLNVNGGAIAMGHPLGATGAMITGTMVDELERRNARRALITLCIGGGMGVATIIERV
- a CDS encoding IS30 family transposase; this translates as MPSGYPHSRSTRRELFDRVCLGEPLERVARDMGVSTTAASLWWRQAGAMPLLRGQNSERTHGLITSGDPDRLGGRGHRLSLDERIEIMRGRDNGLTYERIGEKIGRDASVVWREVHRNSNPDGDYHAGMAHARAAQKAKRPKGFTLDDPVLCAMIETAMDDGWSPKLISELLVRDHPDDKLARVSHETIYKCLYVQTRGQLRADLHKCLSTKRAARKPHRSVTRAGVYPPGSVFTIRDRPAEAADRAVPGHWEGDLIMGAGNTSAIGTLVERSTRFTILLHLPADHTAESVATAMIGAMSELPAHLRRTITWDRGSEMANWRTIDLQLQAPVYFCDPHSPWQRGTNENTYWCTVLEPDGFDGSRPGELLGDSENTCREWPSVDLSTAARGKSPDRCDLIEAC
- a CDS encoding IS110 family transposase, with product MVTVGIDPHKHVHVAVAVDARGNRIGKPLTVKNDGLLITAVLTWIRAITDATPVTWAIEDGHGFARRLADGLLLAGQEVVWVPSRLTAAHRKLHAATGSKSDAIDAVAAAHAAIATPDLTRHRIDERVRELRVLTDYRADLVKRRTMMINQLKAQSHLWLDHTPGDLARAKVVAALTARLEAAEVGIHVRQVIVTMISELAEANNRIHDLDIRIKELVTPLTPNLLAITGISHNSAAVLLSEIGDIERFSSSAKLARYTGCAPIPVYSSDNERHRLHRGGNRRLNSVLYTAAIVQTRFNPAAQKLIARQEPTKGARGARRILKRHLVDVIYRAMHTDQASWQHQIARCQPLALT